In Diadema setosum chromosome 2, eeDiaSeto1, whole genome shotgun sequence, the DNA window GTTTCTGGCAAGTGCCTGTATCATATTAACATGTTTTCTCAAAACTGTAATACTGCTTACGTGTATACTTCGCAATAGACCTTGACATTACAGGTTGAGAACATGAGTCATACATGTTAGATTGTTCTTTTGTATTCATTGAAACCAGGGAATGAAAGTTCAACTTCTGAAATTTGAATGTACCATGGTCATTTAATCACCACTATTGTACCCTATATCAAACCACATTACACAGTAATTTGTCTTGATGTAAATCCTTTGAGAAGTCACTTACAGACACAACAGTTGAATTGAATGGTAGAAGTAGGAAAAGGTACACActagatttgatttgaattcagTTCAATGAGATCAGAGTGGGTATAGACACGGGCAGACACTTCTGTGACACAGGCAGTGTTTGATTGTGTGAGAGATGCGCGCTTTCACCCCAGATTGATGGAGGAGGTTtgcatcaaatcaaatcaagtagAATTCAAAACCTTCCCGAAGAAGGCCAGTGACTCTAGCCATTCAATCTGTGCTGCAAATATTCACGCAGGTCCACCAGCACATTACCATAAGCACGTAGGAAGGTGAGGGTTATTGGCATGAGGCGTGGGCGTCATAACAAGGAATCGGTGCTCTGGgactaaaggggggggggggggggagaacaggGAGAAGAGGTTGGGAGGAGGTTGGGATGGGCTGCTATCAGTACCTGCCCACCGGCCATTATTTGTCGCCGTCCGGCTCTCCCTGTGACTGGGACCAATTCGGGCCTTGATTAAATCAGACAGAGAGAATCTCCGAGACACTCCTGCTCAAACATCCCGTACAGTCAGCATATGGATTTTCTtctacctgtttttttttttttttttttttttcttagcccGTTTGTGCGTTCAGCCTCTTGGCGTGCTGATGGGCTGCCTCGTTGGAGAGGGCAGCTGAATGAGTCTTGGCAGAATTGGTTCACTTGTGCTGGAGAAATCATCTTGGAATTACTCTGCATCCTTCATGTTTGTAGGTGCCTTCACACTGGTGGTGAAATACCGTGGTATTTCACACGGTATACtttatacgccgaatatttcgcgaggtttttcttttttcacaaattttgcgagtcaggtgctgttcacaaatttaaacacacgcgaaaatattaactctgctCCCAACATGAATGTAACGTGCATGCATCCATTTCTCCATTCAATACTGTGCTCCACAATTGTGAATtcaaccacttgtgaaattgtcgGAAGTcctaattcgcgaaaaattagactccAAAAATGTTTGGTGTATGCAAAATGCAACGCAATACACCATGAAATACAGCTTGTCCATGGGGAAATATTGTGGTATTTAGGGTGGTAATTCAAaagtttgcatgaaatatagGAGATTTGAGTGTGAATAGTATGACGAAATAAATTTGATAATGCAGCGGTGTATATCGCATGAAACTTGACACATGTCCTGTCTTTTCCATGTAGGATTATCAAAGCTGAATGAATTAAAGGTTCTTGGAAAAATCTATAAAGAAAATAGATCACATCAAATTGTAGTTTTAAATTCTGCACTGCTACATAACTATTTGTGACAATGAAACTGCAAATTTGATCACAACTGCTTATGAACCCTGATGAAACCTAGAATTTGCTATGTTCGCAGACATTTGCTGTTGAGTCATATATTCCCCTGAGAAAGGAAGAGAGTGAGAgtgggagagaaaaaaaaatgggctcTTCAAGATTTTTTGTGCGAGTGTGAGCAGTGCTGGAAAGCATTTGAAGAGTAAGTTGAAGTAAATGGGACGAGACAATACAAAATTGCTTGTTGTATACAATGCTAGTGAAATCTAACACTCTGTTTTATGGGGATATCATAAAGCCATCTTGGTCTTATTGTCTTGCATATATGCCACTGTGGTTGTATGGATACAGAATGACCACAGATGTAGAAATGTCTTTTAGACGTATGGGACATTAAGTGACTCCTATTGCTTTAGGGAATGTGCAAGAACATGAGGTGATAAAATCTGGATCAGTTTCATGGAGAATATTGCCAACCAAAAATATATACTTAATTACATATAGATATTCTCTTTCAAAAATGAGGAATTCATTGGCCATTAGTTTCATACTAAAGTAATAGAGGTAATCAAATTTAGATGGCTGTCAGATGCCATTGCTAGATGTCTTTTTGATGTTCACATGCACAAACTGTAAGTCTCTGCAACCTTGTTAACTTTCATTTGAAAAAGAACATAAATAGAAAGTTGAAGCTCGCTGTAGTCTTTTATCTTTAAATCCAAAATTAATTTTTGGCCATGATTATGTTCTCCTTTAAATTTTGCTATCAGCCCAGCCACCGTGGCTGAGATGGCAGGGGCTGAGTGACTCATGCTAGAAGATTCAGGCTTGGACAGCCCATGccagctggctggctggctggctctcTGGCAGGCTGGCTGGCTGACAACAAGCTGGCTGCTGTAGGGCaacaaattatgataattacagATTAGTTTCCTCCTATTTACATATaggtgagaaaaaaagaatgggggagggggaggaggatggTGGTGTTACAaatgtgaaagagagagaggaagatgaaTGGTTAGCAAAGGAAGGGATAGGGTTGGATGAGGGTGGCTGCAGCATTTGTATTCAAGAATTAATGAGATGCATTGCAAACAGGCAAGGTTGGATGATTGAATCGTttgccacccctccccccccccacccccaaggaaaagagaaaaatgtatgTGATGTTGATATGCTTGATGCCCAAGTTatgctgtgtgtatacatggtAAAGTTTGGAAcagcttttaaatttttgatcCACTGgataggtgttttttttttttattacaaacaTTGATGAAATTTATTAAACGAaatcaagatttaaaaaaaaattagaatagAGCTATTAAAACAAGGAAgacaaatcaaaaagaaaagtagCCAAACAGCTTCCAGAAGCCGAGCTCACTGGAGAGGTGTGAGGTGATAACATCACAACCCCAGTACTAACATCTGATCCATCCTTAGTGACTGTGACCAGTTAAGTGTCACTGTCCCCAATATCACTGTTTTATGGGAGCAGGTGAAGTGACGAGATTCTatgtttttatgattttgatgaaacttgcaCTGCTCTACTACTGTGAATTTTGTCTCTTGATCAAAGCAAACTTGAACTTGTGTTCCTCCAAACTGGATCTTTGAGCTACATTAGCTTTTGCTATACTGTTTTGGTGAAAGATagaaatgtcatattttcaattATGTTACTTCAAGGCAATATCATCCTCATGCATTGATACAAGCATGTAGTGCAACAGTGCAACCTTTGATGTGATTTTTCAGTCCTCGATTAGTGCCGTATAACTCACAGTTTGTTCCTGTTTTGTATATTACAGGTTGATTTTGAGAAGGCCCAACAGCGCAAGTTGGAGAGGGAGTGCAAGCGTGCCCAGGGACGGATGATTCAGGAGCGCAAGAAGCATGCAGAGATCTTCAAGCTGATTTTGGACAAGCAAATCCAGTTTGCCCAGCAGCTGACTGAAGCTCAGCAGCAGGCCATGGAGTGGGAGACCCAGGCCCAGGCGATGCGGGCTGAGACCCTTAACGCCTCGAAGCTGGCTGCAGAGGAGCGGAACAAGAGCGTCAAGATGGAGGCTGAGATGGAGAAAAAGTTGTCGGAGTTTGACATCGAGCGGGAGCAGTTGTTGGGACGGTTGCACAGAGAGGAAATGAGGACTAGAGAGCTCAAGGAAGAGCTAGAAGTGCTGAAAAAGGCAACGCAAAAGTCCCCAGACTTGGTGAATGGACAGATTGCGGCTGGGAGCGAGCTTAATAGCAATGCCAAAGGCAGTTCAACAAAAGGAGTGTCTAGTAACCTTGACAGTAAAGTAGCGAGAAGTAAAGATCCGCCCGGATCTGCACGTAAACCAGCTGTGTCCAAGCCAAGAGCATCGGCAAAGATTTATGGTGCCAAAGGATATAAATCTCCCCAGCGATCAGACAGGTCTGAAGGctcgtcatcatcatcctcagAGGACCTCAATGCAGCAGTACCTGCCAGCAGGATCAGGTCTGTAAGTCCTGCTGTTCCAAACCCCAAGACCAGTGTGCCTGATGGCAAGAAACCCACTGTGACCTCAAAACCCAAGCCGAGCACCGCAAGTTTTACGAAGGGTGCTGGCAAGGAACACCGGCCTCTCAGTCCTGCCTCCAGCCTGGATAAACTTTCAGGGAAAGGAGCTTCCAGCTCGCCATCTTCCTCTCTAGCTTCCCAGAAGGGGACCAAGATTCCCAGCAGTagcgccatgtttgccaactcctcGCAGCTTAGGAAGAGTTCGCCAACAGTAGCTGTTGTTGCGCCACAGCCCAGCAAGTCCTCAAGTGTGCTCCCAGACACTGcaaagcagcagcagcaggcTGCCAAGAAAGCTGTAGACATCACAGACTCACCAAAACCTGATAAAGCAGAGCCAGCTGCTAGAGGCAATCANNNNNNNNNNNNNNNNNNNNNNNNNNNNNNNNNNNNNNNNNNNNNNNNNNNNNNNNNNNNNNNNNNNNNNNNNNNNNNNNNNNNNNNNNNNNNNNNNNNNGCTGCTAGAGGCAATCAGGTGTCCAGACCCACTGCCTTAACCTCTGGAGAAGGTGCATCAAAGTTCAGGGAAGCAGTAGAAAGGCTGCCCAATTACGAATTGCTCTGACCTCACCAAGGAGCATGAACCAAGGGACAAGTCACCATCGCGAGGTTTTTGGTGGTGTCAATGTTCGGGCAGCGGCGGCACAACTTACTAGCCCCGTTGGAAAAGAAACTCTTCAACCCTCCAGGAACACCCCAAACAAACTGAATTCTTCCATGCACTCAGAGCCCAGTGGTACCAGCCAAACCAAAGAGCATCCACTGGTGGTGGCAACACCACCACAGCCACTGACAAAGCCAAGCCCGCAGTGACCTCCCCTTCGTCCATGGCGCCGGGCAAGCGCAATGTGTCACAAGAGGTACTCCCCCTCCTATTCCCACCTAATAAACCCACTCTTATACCTCACAAACACAATCTTCTTCTACTTCATctactccttcttcttcttcttctactaccaCCTCATCTTCGTGCTCAGTTGCCTCTCCAACCAATGCTTTGCCCCATTCAACAGCAACaccatcaccatcgtcatcaaGTGGCTCCAAGGTGGAGCCCTCTGGTCCCAAGAGTTTCCCCACTTCCAGCCCCTTGCCCACTTCCAGGAAATCTGACTCGCTGGTCGAGGCCCGCAAGCAGCTTTTCGCCAATAAGCTTGGCAGTGGTGTGGGTATCAGCGCCACTAACCTGCGTCCGCCCTTTGAAAGCAACAACCCCATGCTCATGGTCAATAACTCCAACTCCAATAGCCTGGAGTCCCTTACAGAAAAGGCCTCGTCGCCCCTAGCAGCTGGAGGGGCCATGCAGGGCAAGGCTGCCGCCCAGGTGGTCATGTGACTAGCAAAGTGAGCATGCCCAGACCGGTCCCATTGGTAGTCAGTGCACTGCCGTGACTTGTTTTTCTCATGCAGGTAAGCTAACCCCCCTGCCCTCTTCCCTTCAGATGCTTCTTGCCTttgctctttgtttttcttccttggTTGATGTTGGTAACATCTTTTGcgcttttctgtttttgttgttgttatggtttgtgttgttgtttttttttttcaacaaatatcCTTTGAAGAACCCAAACTAATCCAAAACTAAAAAAGCACTCCATCGGCGCTGGCTTGCATTGCACCTTGATGATTTCCATTTCATGAGTACAGATGTTAGCTGTAGCTACAAATGTATTTAGGTCTACTAACATGACACAAGTGCGACTGAGGGAGACACAAGCTCTCTCCAGTGGAGTGATTGAAAAACTACATCAAGACACATTGTGTCCTCGAGGATGGTGCCATTGGTAGGTAGTGCATCACGAGTCCATCGGACATGCTGTTTCCTTTGCCTTGGTGAGAGAAACTTCTCAGCTGTTGCCTTTGCAGTTCTTCAGGACTGTTTCCCGACCTTTAGACAAGTAACCAGAAGCTAGGTCATTGGTAATGCTCACCGCAAGAGTTTTGATAGGTTCTCCTGCACTGTACTTGCCCTATGGCTTGTAGCAAGTTGTGATTTTAGGTACAGAAGATTACTGGCCCAAAGTCTGAAGCATGTGGTGTTTAAAAATATAAAACCAAAACAGAATCTCAGCAAGTAAGTCAGGGAACCCtgtccttcccccccccccccaaaaaaaaaaaaagatgaaatcctgtgttattttttatcatctgattaaaaacaacaaaataaacaaaatattgaagacATGATACATTTCCAGTCAGGTGATCAGAGCTGTTTTGTAGACATAGCAAAGAATTTCTACATATCTTCATGTTATATGTTTACCCTTGAACTTCTTCTTAAGGCCAGTTTATATGTGTAGATCTTGATAGGGTTCATTCACCAAAAGAAACATACATCAGAACATTGTTGTAGAGCCCTGCAGGAATTTGGATGCTAGTAAGATTGTGTTCCTTATTGATAGAATGTCATGGCCATACAAAGACAATAAAATGCCAAAGACAGCTGGTTAAACATTGTGGAAATCCTGCTTACTCCCAGAGCAAGAGAACCAAATAAAGATGGCCATCAGAAAACAATGTAATTAGGTCAAACATTCCATCATCGCAATGTTCCCCTTTGGTACAGGTGCTATACATCGCAGTATCCTTTCTTTGATGATTTATATACTATTTTTCCCTTCAATATACTTGTATTGGTATTTGTTGGTAACACATCTGTAGTAACAGTATTTCAGTGGGCAGTGTTGCCTTTGCTGTGTTCGAAATCCTCCTTTCTGTCTAGGGCAGCAGAGAAATTAGTTAAGGTCAGTGTTGACCAACTGTTCTTCACCGCTGAATTTTTCGCATAATTAGTGATGCTGGCACAGACTGCAAtatgagagattttttttttttttttcagagatacTTTAGGTGCGAAACCATGTCATCTTGAGAAGATATGAAGTTTTGAATTCTTCAATGTGAAGGAAAGTGCTTAGAAAGAAAGCATGAGAGATGcaccaaacaagcaaacaacctGAATTTAGCTCCCTGCAATGAATATCATAGCACGAAAAACCTCGCCTACagttttgtacagtgtataactTGATGCCTGTAGTTTTCCTTGTTGAAATGATAAATATCACAACAGCAAACAGACATACACCACAAGCACTGTAATGAAACACTTTTTTGTGCCTTTGGTATTAGGTGGCTAAATCTCCTGGGATGAAAACCTGGAGAATACACACATGTTACTTTGCTGATTTTCTTACTTGTGTTTACAAATGTAACATCCAACCACAGGAGCTTGTTTAGAAGAGCACACAAATCTGACGGTCCAAATACTGATGAACATTATGATTTTGCTAGGTGGTGTTTTTGAGCAGTGTGAGATGAAAGCAGTTTACACTTAtttcaagaaaagaaatcaCATCAGAATTTCCATCACATGATCACATTTatttagtttttctttatttccacTCAACAAAACATGATAAATAATACAAAGTACACATTTGACAAATTATGTTGTTTTAACAATACATATGAAGTTCAAGTCATAAAGTATGATAATATAAATTTTAtgtaaaaatgtatgtataatgaGTGAAAGAATGCATACTTCGCAAGGATGTCATCTATAGCCATTGAAAAGTCACAAGAGGTGCAACATTTTTAAACACAACAGTAGTCAGGACCCATTGAAGTTTGCCCTCTCTCtctgaaaaaagagaaaaaaaaggaaaaagaaaagtaatgaaaacaagaaagaatactgtaaaagtggaaattttcgtggtgttgaaattttcgctcatttcgcgcaaccagaaactagcgcgaaaataaaagcacgcgaatattttgcctgtcatacgttcctgtgcgtgatgtcttgattccgcggaattaaaaacacacgaaactcttctgacccggccaagcgcgaaaaattagtcgcgcgaaaatatccacttttacagtacacaacAATTTACAAACCCAACAACTACATTCCGCAGCAGCAGAGTGGTAGATTGCCAATATATGAAACCCTTTGAAAATACATGACCTGGAGATGAAAGCTCTCTTatccctttgattttttttttctttttaattcttgtTATTTTGCCACTCAAATTGTTAGAGAAGATGACATGAAGATATTTTGATGCCTTCTGAAGTTTCTTGACTCCCCTCACCTCCTTATCACTCGACGCACAAATCATTCCCTGATCCCATCTTATCGACGTTGCTCCCTCGTAAAATTCCTTCTGAAATATCTCGGCTCAAAACGGCCATTTTTTCAGCACGCTGTCATCGCCACATCTGAAGTTCGTGCCCACTGACTGTCAAAAGCAATGAAGATGTAAATGTAAAGCCGAGCATGATATGATGAgtataaaaaggaaaatgtgttggGCAGCAAAGCCAGAAAAAGaagcgggggaaaaaaaaactgagaccAGTCAAAGATCAAAAGTCACATAACTTTCTCCTGGCATTTTTCACAGGCAGTTTTGCAAAATAACAGGACACATACTTGTAGATTTCTCAAATGTAGCAAAGTTTTGTGTCTGTTTTACAAAtatgattccccccccccccccccccccccccgtggacTCCTGCCTGTACTAGCCAAAAGAAGCATTCCAACACTGAAACTTTGCCGTTTGTCCTACAAGGCAAGAATTGAGTAAGTTAGCTAACTGGGATCAAAGTtactttgatttcattataGATGTCAAGAAATCATTACCTCTCGCTTTGTTTACTACAGTCACATCCTCTCAATGCATTTACTAGGTGATATGACCAATTGGAACTGCTCACTACAGTGTATTGATAAAGATTCTCAGAGGAAATATCAACATTTAAATCCAAGTGATTTATAGAATTTGATTTCTGATTGATCAAGGATATACATTTGAAATCACAGCAGATAACATTGACAGTTGCGCACAAGATGAGCTACAActtgaaagaaataatgatatgaCAACCTataagagaaattactcaccaCCTGTGAGATTTGAGAGGGAAATTTCAGCTTATCTAAATCCCAAGTGAAAgataaaagaaacaacaaataaatgatcTGAATTGATTAAGGATATTTATTAGAAATACATTAGGTCAAACTGCATTGACAATAGTGAATACTTATTCTCATTTTGTCATTCTAGATTCTCAACTGTGAATTCAACCACTTGCGATTTTGTCTTGCAATGCAAGTCTTGATTCGCAAAGTGCATGTTGCCCTCACAAAGTAAACGGGCATAGCCTACAGTATTTTCCAGATTCTTCTGAGTAGATACACGCTGTGATATCACAGGTGACACATACTCTCCTTAGAACTGTCAGCCATATTTCTCGACGTACCACATTTCTCTGCAAAATCACATAAACATAtaccacattttctgcataatCACAAAAACATACGCTGATCAGGGTCAGTTTTATGTGTGCATGGAACACCCAGCGCTGTCTGCAGATGCCTTGAACTATCGTGCTCATACTCTACAGATTACCCCCTGTACACACACAGCAGCCCTGATACTGTACCGCACCCTGTCTTCTATTTCCCTGTCATGTTGGCAGATTCAACAATTTGAAGAACCTTAATGCATGTGTGGAAAACTCAACCATCTAATTGACTTGAAATAAAAATCGTCTAGGGgggaaaaaagcaacaaaagtCAGGTACCAGTAGCATCCTGCCTTGTACACAAAGTTCACAGATAAACAGTACAAAACAATGCAACACGTCAAGCAACTCTACATTACTGGATTAAACCTCGCATCTCCACCTCAAAATCTCTCTGATGTCCTGCTGCACCTGAACTTAATGCAAAGTAGAACATTATTGCtgtactttgttttattttatttcacttaaGTTTCTCTCTGTAATTtcttatgatttcttttttgtttgtttgcaactACAGCAAATGTTTATTCATGTGCgcaaaatggaagaaaaaaaaaagcacttctGCTTGTTTCTGTGAAATATGCAATGAAACTTCTTCATCGATTTCTATTCTTATGAGTTTGAAATAACGTTTGCACCCTCTGATC includes these proteins:
- the LOC140241434 gene encoding uncharacterized protein — translated: MDTKDVVASLHAVIEQHRKAEERMKAQLEALKASHTKAVTELEDEKRKHAQDTAQGDDVTYMLEKERERLMQQVDFEKAQQRKLERECKRAQGRMIQERKKHAEIFKLILDKQIQFAQQLTEAQQQAMEWETQAQAMRAETLNASKLAAEERNKSVKMEAEMEKKLSEFDIEREQLLGRLHREEMRTRELKEELEVLKKATQKSPDLVNGQIAAGSELNSNAKGSSTKGVSSNLDSKVARSKDPPGSARKPAVSKPRASAKIYGAKGYKSPQRSDRSEGSSSSSSEDLNAAVPASRIRSVSPAVPNPKTSVPDGKKPTVTSKPKPSTASFTKGAGKEHRPLSPASSLDKLSGKGASSSPSSSLASQKGTKIPSSSAMFANSSQLRKSSPTVAVVAPQPSKSSSVLPDTAKQQQQAAKKAVDITDSPKPDKAEPAARGNQVSRPTALTSGEGASKFREAVERLPNYELL